From Rutidosis leptorrhynchoides isolate AG116_Rl617_1_P2 chromosome 3, CSIRO_AGI_Rlap_v1, whole genome shotgun sequence, a single genomic window includes:
- the LOC139901558 gene encoding uncharacterized protein, giving the protein MATSNPSNETKRKQEDTGWEYGRLLDPNNRDRVQCKLCGNINRAGINRLKHHIAGIRGNVAPCSKATKEDQQKMRNALDEIKSKKKSKVDDEKALRDEVRINRNDTTDRDEMEVIFGEMKSRLFGPMDRFTSTENVPDKGKGKQAKLDNLMRKEQVILLKEYVCRWAYQCAIPFNAIDNDSFRSMAEAFGRFGSNPPTPSRYELGETYLKKEVERTKDLLKKNQDEWKMTGCSIMTDAWTDRKKRSIMNMCVNSKSGTVFLSSKECSGEAHTSCYIFEYVEKCIIEIGPEVVVQVVTDNAANNMGAAKILKEKRPSIFWTSCGAHTVDLMLEGIGESDPYKSTIEIAKRITKFIYAHHKTLALMRRYTNKMEIVRPGVTRFASAFLTLQSLIDKKDELRKMFCGSEWDKLFSPLVKILRMVDADWKPSIGFLHGELKKAQQEIKEALNNQKIFYEPVMKIIRMKMSGRLDSSLHLAAYLLNPYYLYNDMNIQYDEKVNEAINDVVETLYPQDLDMQQKILLEEFPVYTCRSESFAKLLALKSCEVNTEKYDPANWWTRFGSSAPHLRKIAIRILSLTTSSSGCERNWSTFEAIHTKKRNRLEASKLNNLGFVQFNANLILKNKKRKERGHEVLLTDDTSEAQEWFIDDDVVDAISKPKRSARRQFLEDDFESEDEEMEIDAEDVEYGFYGDQIIEQNGQDQDLDENEV; this is encoded by the exons ATGGCAACATCAAATCCATCCAATGAAACTAAAAGAAAACAAGAAGATACTGGTTGGGAGTATGGAAGATTGTTGGATCCAAATAATAGGGATAGGGTGCAATGTAAATTATGTGGCAATATTAATCGTGCAGGTATCAACAGATTGAAACACCACATCGCGGGTATTAGGGGAAATGTTGCTCCATGTTCTAAAGCCACAAAAGAAGATCAACAAAAGATGAGAAATGCTCTTGATGAAATCAAATCCAAGAAGAAAAGTAAAGTAGATGATGAAAAAGCTTTAAGAGATGAAGTGAGGATTAATAGGAATGATACCACTGACCGTGATGAAATGGAAGTCATATTTGGAGAAATGAAGTCGCGTTTGTTTGGTCCCATGGATAGATTCACTTCTACCGAAAATGTGCCGGATAAGGGAAAGGGTAAACAAGCCAAACTTGACAACCTTATGAGAAAAGAACAAGTTATCCTTCTAAAGGAGTATGTATGTAGGTGGGCTTACCAATGTGCAATTCCATTTAATGCTATCGATAATGATAGTTTTAGATCCATGGCGGAGGCCTTTGGTAGATTTGGAAGTAATCCTCCAACTCCAAGTAGATATGAGTTGGGAGAAACATATTTAAAGAAAGAGGTTGAAAGAACTAAGGACTTGTTGAAAAAAAACCAAGATGAGTGGAAGATGACGGGATGCTCTATAATGACGGATGCATGGACAGATAGAAAGAAAAGGAGTATCATGAATATGTGCGTGAACTCAAAGTCGGGCACCGTTTTCTTGTCTTCGAAAGAATGTTCAGGTGAAGCCCACACTAGCTGCTACATATTCGAGTATGTTGAGAAATGTATTATAGAAATTGGTCCCGAAGTTGTTGTACAAGTTGTGACCGACAATGCCGCGAATAATATGGGAGCAGCAAAGATTTTAAAAGAAAAAAGACCATCAATTTTTTGGACATCATGTGGCGCACATACGGTTGATCTAATGCTCGAAG GCATTGGTGAGTCAGACCCATATAAATCAACAATTGAAATAGCAAAAAGGATAACGAAGTTTATTTATGCACACCACAAAACATTGGCTTTGATGAGGCGTTACACAAATAAGATGGAAATCGTGAGACCAGGAGTTACACGATTTGCTTCCGCGTTCCTTACTTTACAAAGCTTAATTGATAAGAAGGATGAATTAAGGAAAATGTTTTGTGGTAGTGAATGGGACAAAT TGTTCTCACCTTTGGTCAAAATACTTCGAATGGTGGATGCCGATTGGAAGCCTTCAATAGGATTTTTACATGGTGAGCTTAAAAAAGCTCAACAAGAAATCAAGGAGGCTTTGAACAACCAGAAGATTTTTTATGAGCCGGTTATGAAGATCATTCGAATGAAGATGTCAGGTCGACTAGATTCGAGCTTACATTTGGCGGCCTATCTTTTAAACCCATATTATCTTTACAATGATATGAATATCCAGTATGATGAAAAAGTGAATGAAGCAATCAATGATGTTGTTGAAACTTTGTATCCGCAAGATCTTGATATGCAACAAAAAATATTGTTGGAGGAGTTTCCAGTTTACACGTGTAGATCAGAGAGCTTTGCTAAGTTACTTGCATTGAAATCATGTGAGGTTAACACCGAAAAATATGATCCGG CAAATTGGTGGACACGTTTTGGTAGCTCAGCACCTCATTTGAGAAAGATTGCTATTCGGATCCTTTCTCTAACAACAAGTTCATCCGGATGTGAACGCAATTGGAGCACCTTTGAAGCG ATTCATACAAAAAAAAGAAATCGGTTAGAAGCCTCAAAGTTGAACAATCTTGGTTTTGTTCAATTCAATGCAAATCTGATTTTGAAAAACAAAAAAAGAAAGGAGAGAGGTCATGAAGTTCTTTTAACGGATGATACAAGTGAGGCTCAAGAATGGTTTATTGATGATGATGTGGTTGATGCAATTTCAAAACCAAAAAGAAGCGCTAGAAGACAATTTTTGGAGGACGATTTTGAGTCAGAAGATGAAGAGATGGAAATAGATGCTGAAGATGTTGAATATGGGTTTTATGGGGATCAAATCATTGAACAAAATGGACAAGATCAAGATTTGGATGAAAATGAAGTTTGA